One Geminocystis sp. M7585_C2015_104 DNA window includes the following coding sequences:
- the dprA gene encoding DNA-protecting protein DprA, whose protein sequence is MNNNEKIYWLAWSKIKGVGASSLKKIYDHFGSVEAAWRASPKEFGAIPGINQKILNAIIGGKPKINPENLYKEHLKKNPKFLTPTDEQYPQLLLEIPSPPPVLYYKGTINIQESKGIIPAIAIVGTRSPTEHGRRWTYNVSKALAQKGFTIVSGLAEGIDSYAHRGCLDGGGKTVAVLGNGLDRAYPRCNQSLMEEIAAKGLILTEYEYGMNPERGNFPARNRIIAGMCRAVLIMEAPEKSGALITAYYANEFNRDVYILPNSPDEPKARGCLRLIHNGAQVIISEEELLTNLGAIPQIEQLQPQQLSLFSPKDSNPQPNTPPTPLSPLSPKEEQVYGVIQKDPLPLDLIVHLSGLEAKEVSSILLQLELAGLISQLPGMMYCRC, encoded by the coding sequence ATGAATAACAACGAAAAAATCTACTGGTTGGCTTGGTCAAAAATTAAGGGCGTTGGCGCCTCTTCCCTCAAGAAAATCTACGACCACTTCGGCAGTGTTGAGGCAGCATGGAGGGCAAGCCCAAAAGAATTTGGGGCCATACCGGGCATAAACCAGAAAATCCTAAATGCCATTATTGGGGGAAAACCTAAGATAAATCCGGAAAATCTATATAAAGAACACCTCAAAAAAAACCCCAAATTTTTAACCCCCACAGACGAACAATACCCCCAATTGTTATTAGAAATCCCAAGTCCACCACCAGTGCTGTATTACAAAGGGACAATCAACATACAAGAAAGCAAAGGGATAATCCCAGCAATAGCCATAGTGGGCACAAGAAGCCCCACAGAACATGGAAGGCGTTGGACCTACAATGTAAGCAAGGCACTAGCTCAAAAAGGGTTTACTATAGTTTCAGGATTGGCAGAGGGCATCGACAGTTATGCCCACCGCGGTTGCCTGGATGGCGGGGGAAAAACAGTGGCAGTGTTGGGCAATGGGTTAGATAGGGCATATCCCCGCTGCAATCAAAGCCTAATGGAAGAAATAGCCGCCAAGGGGCTGATCTTAACAGAATATGAATACGGAATGAATCCAGAGAGAGGAAATTTCCCCGCCCGCAATCGCATAATCGCAGGCATGTGTAGGGCAGTGTTAATAATGGAGGCGCCAGAAAAATCAGGAGCCCTCATTACGGCATACTATGCCAATGAATTCAACCGGGATGTGTACATTCTTCCCAACAGTCCAGATGAACCAAAGGCAAGAGGCTGTCTCAGACTAATCCACAACGGCGCCCAAGTAATAATCAGTGAGGAGGAATTATTGACAAATCTAGGGGCAATACCCCAAATAGAACAACTACAACCACAACAGTTGTCTCTCTTCTCCCCAAAAGACAGCAACCCCCAACCTAACACCCCGCCAACCCCCCTTTCCCCCCTTAGCCCCAAGGAGGAGCAGGTGTATGGCGTAATACAAAAGGACCCCCTCCCCCTAGACTTGATTGTACACCTGTCGGGATTGGAGGCAAAAGAGGTGTCGAGTATCCTCCTCCAACTGGAATTGGCGGGTTTAATCAGTCAACTACCCGGAATGATGTACTGTCGGTGTTGA
- the carA gene encoding glutamine-hydrolyzing carbamoyl-phosphate synthase small subunit: protein MQLFDYKPAILVLADGSVYRGFSCGANGTTMGEVVFNTGMTGYQEVLTDPSYCGQIVTFTYPELGNTGVNGEDEESDRPQVRGIVARNICFRPSNWRATQSLPEYLKQHNIVGIFGIDTRDLTRRIRIYGAMNGAISTEILDGEELLRKLQDVPPMAGLNLVGHVTTKEVYEWTEPTSPQWEFNPKAALAEKEQYTVVAIDFGIKRNILRRLASYGCKVIVVPADTPPEEILAYAPDGIFLSNGPGDPAAVKEGIATVRALLEAKKPIFGICMGHQLLSLSLGAETFKLKFGHRGLNHPAGLRQKVEITSQNHGFAVSQESLPEDVEITHFNLNDLTVAGIRHKKLPFFSVQYHPEASPGPHDADYLFEQFVRMMREYRQQRLQSTPTVHHSG from the coding sequence ATGCAACTTTTCGATTATAAACCGGCTATATTGGTGCTGGCGGATGGTAGTGTGTATAGGGGTTTTTCCTGTGGAGCCAATGGCACTACCATGGGAGAGGTGGTATTTAATACTGGCATGACGGGCTATCAGGAGGTTTTGACTGATCCTAGCTATTGTGGACAAATTGTGACTTTCACCTATCCTGAACTGGGCAACACTGGTGTCAATGGGGAGGACGAGGAGTCAGATAGGCCCCAGGTAAGAGGTATTGTGGCCCGTAATATCTGTTTCCGTCCCAGTAACTGGCGCGCCACTCAATCTTTGCCGGAGTATCTCAAACAACACAACATTGTGGGTATTTTTGGCATAGATACCCGGGATTTAACCCGTCGGATTCGCATTTATGGCGCCATGAATGGGGCCATTTCTACGGAAATATTGGATGGGGAGGAACTGTTGCGCAAACTACAAGATGTTCCTCCCATGGCTGGTTTAAATCTAGTGGGGCACGTCACTACTAAGGAAGTATACGAGTGGACAGAACCTACTAGTCCACAATGGGAGTTTAATCCTAAGGCTGCCCTTGCTGAAAAGGAGCAATATACCGTCGTAGCCATCGACTTCGGTATTAAACGGAATATTCTGCGGCGTCTCGCTAGTTACGGTTGTAAGGTCATAGTAGTACCTGCGGATACCCCTCCGGAAGAGATTTTGGCATACGCTCCAGATGGGATTTTTCTGTCCAATGGCCCTGGAGATCCGGCGGCGGTAAAGGAGGGAATTGCCACGGTGAGAGCCCTGCTAGAGGCCAAAAAGCCTATTTTTGGTATTTGCATGGGACATCAGCTTCTAAGTTTATCTTTGGGCGCCGAGACTTTTAAGCTGAAATTCGGCCATCGGGGTTTAAATCATCCTGCTGGTTTGCGACAGAAAGTGGAAATCACGAGTCAGAATCATGGATTTGCCGTTTCTCAAGAGTCCCTTCCCGAGGATGTGGAGATTACCCACTTTAACCTAAACGACCTCACAGTGGCCGGTATCAGACACAAGAAACTCCCCTTCTTCTCTGTACAATACCATCCCGAGGCGAGTCCTGGGCCCCATGATGCCGATTACCTTTTTGAACAGTTTGTGAGGATGATGCGGGAGTATCGCCAACAACGTCTACAATCAACACCGACAGTACATCATTCCGGGTAG
- the accC gene encoding acetyl-CoA carboxylase biotin carboxylase subunit, producing the protein MPFSKILIANRGEIALRIIHSCEEMGIATVAVHSTIDRNSLHVKLADESVCIGPPPSNKSYLNIPNIIAAALTRGAEAIHPGYGFLAENARFAQICADHKIHFIGPSPEAIMAMGDKATAKKTMQQAGVPTIPGSKGLVTDEAEAAAIAAEIGYPVIIKATAGGGGRGMRLVRHESELPSLLKAAQGEAEAAFGNPGVYIEKYIELPRHIEFQILADSYGNVVHLGERECSIQRRHQKLLEEAPSPFLTPQLRQKMGEAAVKAAKSINYVGAGTVEFLVDKHGNFYFMEMNTRIQVEHPVTEMITGIDIVKEQIAIAQGEKLSFRQEDIQLRGHAIECRINAEDPDHDFRPHPGKIIAYLPPGGPGVRMDSHIYPEYEIPPYYDSLIGKLIVWGENRDMAIRRMRRALRECAITGVPTTIKFHQKVLNHPEFITGNVYTNFVEEHILRNT; encoded by the coding sequence ATTCTACTATCGATCGCAATTCCCTCCACGTAAAACTGGCGGACGAGAGCGTTTGTATAGGACCACCACCGAGCAATAAAAGCTATTTGAACATACCCAACATCATAGCGGCGGCTTTGACGAGAGGAGCGGAAGCAATCCACCCGGGATACGGATTTTTGGCGGAAAATGCCCGTTTTGCCCAAATCTGTGCCGATCATAAAATACACTTCATCGGGCCATCGCCGGAGGCCATAATGGCTATGGGGGATAAAGCCACCGCCAAAAAAACTATGCAACAAGCAGGAGTGCCCACCATACCCGGCAGTAAAGGATTGGTAACCGACGAGGCAGAAGCCGCCGCCATAGCCGCCGAAATAGGCTACCCCGTCATTATCAAGGCTACGGCAGGGGGAGGCGGTAGGGGAATGCGTCTAGTGCGCCATGAGAGTGAATTGCCCAGCCTTTTGAAAGCTGCCCAAGGGGAGGCAGAGGCAGCCTTCGGTAATCCAGGGGTGTACATAGAAAAATATATAGAACTTCCCCGTCATATTGAATTTCAAATCCTGGCCGATAGCTATGGCAATGTAGTACACCTAGGGGAAAGAGAATGCTCCATTCAACGACGACACCAGAAACTACTAGAAGAGGCCCCTTCTCCCTTCCTCACCCCCCAACTGCGACAAAAAATGGGAGAAGCCGCCGTCAAGGCTGCTAAGTCCATCAATTACGTAGGGGCCGGCACTGTAGAATTCCTGGTGGACAAACACGGCAACTTCTACTTCATGGAGATGAACACCCGCATCCAGGTAGAACATCCCGTAACCGAGATGATTACAGGAATAGATATAGTAAAAGAACAAATAGCAATAGCCCAGGGGGAAAAATTATCTTTCCGACAAGAGGATATACAACTGAGGGGACATGCGATAGAATGTCGTATCAATGCAGAGGATCCCGACCATGACTTTAGACCACATCCAGGGAAGATTATAGCCTATTTACCCCCCGGTGGCCCAGGAGTGCGGATGGATTCTCACATATATCCGGAATATGAAATACCCCCCTACTACGACTCCCTGATAGGCAAACTTATCGTCTGGGGAGAAAACCGAGATATGGCCATAAGACGAATGCGAAGGGCCTTAAGAGAATGTGCCATTACCGGCGTACCCACTACAATCAAGTTTCACCAAAAGGTACTCAACCACCCAGAATTCATTACTGGCAATGTATATACTAACTTTGTGGAGGAGCATATCCTTAGAAACACGTAA
- a CDS encoding anti-sigma regulatory factor, which translates to MISISLPIKIGNWKTVSFPSTLYLSPVLDILLNKVPKPLRAEIRLGLQEALVNAAKHGNKLDPSKPVVVKFCYKRGEYSWIVCDQGEGFSQSRSCPLNQPDLPPEEAENGRGLCILHQIFDKVHWDRQGRRVKLSKYVPFSSLLRFI; encoded by the coding sequence GTGATTTCCATCTCGCTGCCCATAAAAATAGGCAACTGGAAAACCGTAAGTTTCCCCTCCACCCTCTACCTTTCTCCCGTGCTGGATATTCTACTAAATAAAGTCCCTAAACCCCTACGTGCAGAGATTAGGCTAGGACTACAAGAAGCCCTAGTCAATGCTGCTAAACACGGCAACAAACTTGACCCCAGTAAACCAGTGGTGGTCAAGTTTTGTTATAAAAGGGGGGAATACTCTTGGATAGTGTGCGATCAGGGGGAGGGTTTTTCGCAATCCCGTAGTTGTCCGCTAAACCAGCCCGACTTGCCCCCAGAAGAGGCAGAAAACGGACGGGGTTTATGCATCCTCCATCAGATTTTTGACAAAGTCCACTGGGATAGACAAGGTCGTCGGGTTAAACTGTCTAAGTATGTTCCCTTTTCATCCCTACTCAGGTTTATCTGA
- a CDS encoding cation:proton antiporter, with protein MLFATVLKAPLASFTILLLLILVFPPIFEKIRLPGLVGLLFAGVIFGEDGLGLLDKNSEAVKLLADIGKIYLMFVAGLEIDVEDFRKARNKSLLFGFTTFIVPLSMGTLLGLAFQMGWNASILLGSLLASHTLLAYPIVTRLGVVNNEAVIATIGATIFTDIGALVVLAICVAVGSGQFTLATLIGLLFNLAIYCVIVLFGFAYAGREYFRRTGEEESNQFLFVLLAVFLASVGAQLIHVDQIVGAFLAGLAVNRVVGQGVVKEKIEFVGSTLFIPCFFVYIGLLLKVSEFLTIFGENSLLTIGIVSTLILSKFIASWIPKLVFNYSWDQCLTMWSLSLPQVAATLAATVVGIEAGILPKAVFNSVIVMMLVTSVGGPILTSRFAPKLLQPEIDSRLAERRESGAAFEDEGVFPLKLGTIVLPLSSPKNQRGLMELAAILSSFQRGKVIALSVVRARAHLDDPMLQDELQESERLIKRALKYGKEYGVVMEPVIRIDDDFAEAICRVAREKEGDLIILGWSPSSTSVQARIFGNIVDKVLWSSHCPVAVVKLLNSPSSLKKILVPVENLEQKTLKMIALGSLLAQNNGGTVTVLYIQEGGKGHTEALENVLRTTLGGFGYHGEAQIKIKATASPADTIIRTAVEEEVELVLLEYTQYRTAGGLAVSDVTTEVIGKLDSSVIIFG; from the coding sequence ATGTTATTTGCCACTGTGTTGAAGGCGCCTCTAGCCAGTTTTACTATCCTGCTATTACTGATTCTGGTATTTCCCCCCATTTTTGAGAAAATCAGACTGCCGGGTTTAGTGGGATTATTGTTTGCCGGGGTGATTTTTGGAGAAGATGGATTGGGATTGCTGGACAAAAATAGTGAGGCGGTGAAGCTGCTGGCCGATATAGGGAAAATCTATTTGATGTTTGTGGCGGGTTTAGAAATCGACGTGGAGGACTTCCGCAAAGCCAGGAACAAGTCACTCCTCTTCGGTTTTACCACTTTCATTGTCCCCTTGTCAATGGGCACATTATTGGGCCTAGCCTTCCAGATGGGGTGGAATGCCTCGATATTGTTGGGCTCACTTCTAGCTTCTCATACCCTTTTGGCTTATCCCATTGTCACCCGTTTGGGGGTAGTCAATAATGAGGCGGTAATAGCTACCATTGGGGCTACTATTTTTACTGACATTGGAGCCTTAGTAGTGTTAGCCATTTGTGTGGCGGTAGGAAGTGGCCAATTCACCTTGGCGACCTTGATTGGTTTGTTATTCAATTTAGCTATTTACTGTGTGATAGTCTTGTTTGGGTTTGCCTACGCTGGCAGGGAGTATTTCCGTCGCACGGGGGAGGAAGAAAGCAATCAGTTTCTCTTCGTGTTGTTAGCTGTTTTCTTGGCTTCCGTTGGCGCGCAACTAATTCATGTTGACCAGATTGTGGGGGCATTTTTAGCGGGGTTGGCGGTAAATAGGGTAGTAGGCCAGGGTGTGGTCAAGGAGAAAATAGAATTTGTGGGTAGCACCCTGTTTATCCCCTGTTTCTTCGTTTATATAGGCTTACTGCTGAAGGTATCGGAATTTTTGACTATTTTCGGCGAAAACTCTCTGCTTACTATAGGGATTGTCAGCACACTAATTCTTAGCAAGTTTATTGCCAGTTGGATCCCCAAATTGGTATTCAACTACAGCTGGGATCAGTGTTTGACCATGTGGTCACTTTCTCTACCGCAGGTGGCGGCAACTTTGGCAGCTACGGTGGTGGGGATTGAGGCGGGAATTCTGCCTAAGGCCGTATTCAATTCTGTAATCGTGATGATGTTGGTAACCTCCGTAGGGGGGCCAATCTTAACCAGTAGGTTTGCTCCTAAATTGCTCCAGCCAGAGATAGATTCACGGCTGGCTGAAAGAAGGGAGTCGGGGGCGGCCTTTGAGGATGAGGGTGTTTTCCCTTTGAAGCTTGGAACCATTGTACTCCCATTATCCAGTCCGAAAAATCAAAGAGGGCTGATGGAACTAGCCGCCATTTTGTCTTCTTTTCAAAGGGGAAAGGTGATTGCCCTGTCAGTGGTGAGGGCAAGGGCTCATCTGGATGACCCTATGCTACAGGACGAATTACAGGAAAGTGAACGTTTAATCAAAAGGGCTTTGAAGTATGGTAAAGAATACGGGGTGGTGATGGAACCAGTTATTCGTATTGATGATGACTTTGCTGAGGCCATTTGTCGTGTAGCGAGGGAAAAAGAGGGGGATTTGATTATCCTTGGATGGAGCCCCAGCTCAACCAGTGTCCAGGCTAGGATTTTTGGCAATATCGTGGATAAGGTGTTATGGTCTTCTCACTGTCCAGTGGCGGTGGTAAAATTATTGAATTCTCCTAGCAGTCTTAAGAAAATTCTGGTGCCCGTAGAAAACCTGGAACAAAAGACACTGAAAATGATTGCCTTAGGTAGTCTGCTTGCGCAAAACAACGGCGGCACAGTTACAGTACTGTATATTCAGGAAGGGGGTAAAGGTCACACAGAGGCACTGGAAAATGTGCTGAGGACGACTTTAGGAGGTTTTGGCTATCACGGGGAGGCACAGATAAAAATAAAAGCCACTGCATCGCCGGCGGATACCATCATTCGCACGGCTGTTGAGGAGGAGGTGGAGCTTGTATTGCTTGAGTATACACAATATCGTACAGCAGGGGGACTAGCAGTGAGCGATGTTACCACTGAGGTGATAGGAAAACTAGACAGTTCTGTGATAATTTTTGGGTAG
- the sds gene encoding solanesyl diphosphate synthase, producing the protein MTTTTSIFAPVEKDLSILVANLTSLIQAQHPILGAAAEHLFSAGGKRIRPAIVLLLSKATLKGEELTPRHRRLAEITEMIHTASLVHDDVVDEAQIRRQVATVNSLFGNKVAVLAGDFLFAQSSWYLANLDNLEVVKLLSEVIRDFAEGEIQQGLSCFDTSITLERYLQKSYYKTASLIANSGKAAAILSNVEEEIANQVYNYGKNLGLAFQIVDDILDFTSPTEVLGKPAGSDLASGNLTAPVLFAMEEKPQLKVLIEREFGQEGDLEKALQLVHESNGIEKARQLAHHYSQLAAENLKCLPPSPARDSLHELTHYVVSRVK; encoded by the coding sequence ATGACGACAACAACCTCAATATTCGCCCCCGTGGAAAAGGACTTGTCAATCCTAGTGGCCAATCTCACCAGTCTGATTCAGGCTCAACATCCAATTTTGGGGGCGGCGGCGGAGCATTTGTTTAGTGCTGGTGGTAAGAGAATCCGCCCGGCCATTGTATTACTATTGTCCAAAGCGACACTAAAAGGAGAAGAATTAACTCCCCGTCACCGTCGTTTGGCAGAAATCACTGAAATGATCCACACTGCTAGTCTCGTCCACGATGATGTAGTAGATGAAGCACAAATACGTCGTCAGGTGGCCACCGTCAACAGTCTCTTTGGCAACAAGGTAGCAGTTTTGGCAGGGGATTTCCTTTTTGCCCAGTCATCATGGTATTTAGCCAATTTAGATAACCTGGAGGTAGTAAAACTTTTATCGGAGGTGATTAGAGACTTTGCCGAAGGGGAAATACAACAGGGATTGAGTTGCTTCGACACCAGCATAACTCTGGAAAGGTATCTTCAGAAAAGTTACTATAAAACCGCCTCTCTCATTGCCAACAGTGGTAAAGCCGCTGCAATCCTCAGCAACGTGGAAGAAGAAATAGCCAACCAGGTGTACAACTACGGGAAAAATCTGGGATTGGCCTTTCAGATTGTAGATGACATTCTAGACTTCACCTCCCCCACGGAAGTATTAGGGAAACCCGCCGGCAGTGACTTGGCTAGTGGCAATCTCACAGCGCCAGTTTTATTCGCTATGGAGGAAAAACCCCAGCTAAAAGTCCTCATTGAAAGGGAATTCGGCCAAGAGGGAGACTTGGAAAAGGCCCTCCAGTTAGTCCATGAAAGTAATGGCATCGAAAAAGCCAGACAGTTGGCCCACCATTACAGTCAATTGGCAGCAGAAAATCTTAAATGTCTTCCCCCCTCCCCCGCAAGAGACTCCCTCCACGAGTTGACCCACTACGTAGTCAGCCGCGTAAAATAG
- the acsF gene encoding magnesium-protoporphyrin IX monomethyl ester (oxidative) cyclase, with product MVTTVKTPEFEEIRPGVKAPAKETLLTPRFYTTDFEEMEKMDISANEEELKAILAEFREDYNRNHFVRTEEFNQSWDHIDGETRRLFIEFLERSCTAEFSGFLLYKELGRRLKDKNPILAECFTLMSRDEARHAGFLNKAMSDFNLTLDLGFLTKTRKYTFFKPKFIFYATYLSEKIGYWRYITIYRHLEQHPEHCIYPIFKFFENWCQDENRHGDFFDAILRAQPQFLNDWKAKLWCRFFLLSVFATMYLNDQQRAGFYKAIGLDAKEYDKHVIKKTNNTAAKVFPVILNVDNPKFYQLLDICVANGEQLRAIDASNAIAPIKFLRKLPLYISNVVQFIRLYLMKPIEVKHQEGYVA from the coding sequence ATGGTAACAACCGTAAAAACCCCAGAATTCGAGGAAATTCGGCCGGGGGTGAAAGCGCCAGCCAAGGAAACCCTCCTCACTCCTCGTTTCTACACCACCGACTTTGAAGAAATGGAGAAAATGGACATCAGTGCCAACGAGGAGGAGTTAAAAGCTATTCTCGCCGAATTTAGGGAGGACTATAATCGTAATCACTTTGTAAGAACAGAAGAATTCAACCAGTCGTGGGATCACATTGATGGTGAAACCCGTCGTCTTTTCATAGAATTTCTAGAAAGATCCTGCACTGCCGAGTTTTCCGGTTTCCTGTTATACAAAGAATTGGGAAGACGTTTAAAAGATAAAAACCCCATCCTGGCAGAGTGTTTCACCCTAATGTCACGGGATGAGGCGCGTCATGCCGGCTTTTTAAACAAGGCCATGTCTGATTTCAATTTAACCCTGGATTTAGGCTTTTTAACAAAAACCCGTAAGTATACCTTTTTTAAACCTAAATTTATCTTCTACGCCACCTACTTGTCCGAGAAAATCGGCTACTGGCGCTATATTACCATATACCGTCATCTGGAGCAACACCCCGAACACTGCATCTACCCCATATTCAAGTTTTTTGAAAACTGGTGTCAGGATGAAAATCGTCACGGAGACTTCTTCGACGCTATCCTCCGCGCCCAACCCCAATTCTTAAATGACTGGAAAGCTAAACTGTGGTGTCGTTTCTTCCTCCTGTCCGTATTTGCCACTATGTATCTAAATGATCAACAAAGGGCAGGTTTCTACAAGGCTATTGGTTTGGACGCCAAGGAGTACGACAAACATGTTATAAAGAAGACCAACAACACCGCTGCTAAGGTCTTCCCTGTCATCCTAAATGTAGACAATCCCAAATTCTACCAACTTCTGGACATTTGTGTTGCCAACGGTGAGCAATTGAGGGCTATTGATGCCAGTAATGCCATTGCCCCCATTAAATTCCTCCGCAAGTTGCCTCTGTATATATCCAATGTAGTCCAGTTCATTCGTCTTTATCTCATGAAACCCATCGAAGTTAAACACCAAGAGGGCTATGTAGCCTAA